The Nocardia arthritidis genome has a window encoding:
- the gltX gene encoding glutamate--tRNA ligase — MTQVRVRFCPSPTGTPHVGLIRTALFNWAYARHNGGTFVFRIEDTDAARDSEESYHAILDALRWLGLTWDEGPEVGGPYGPYRQSERRDIHRDVVRRLLEAGEAYESFSTPEEVEQRHREAGRDPKLGYDNYDRNLTPEQIQAYRDAGRPAVIRLRMPDEDLIWHDLVRGETTFKAGSVPDFALTRGTGDPLYTLVNPVDDAMMKITHVLRGEDLLSSTPRQIALYAALRRIGVAEFTPEFGHLPFVMGQGNKKLSKRDPESNLFAHRDRGFIPEGLLNYLALLGWGISDDHDVFSMAEMVEAFDISKVNSNPARFDQKKADALNAEHIRLLEPGDFAHRLREYLTEHGHIGAEIDDKMFAAAAELVQTRIVVLADAWDLLRFLFAPADEFAIDPAAGAKNLGSEAEPVLRAAITALEPLPQWTTAAIEEALKTALIDELGLKPRKAFAPVRVAVTGSHISPPLYESMELLGRETALARLRAAQGWQAAG, encoded by the coding sequence ATGACACAAGTACGGGTCCGATTCTGCCCGTCGCCGACCGGGACCCCGCATGTCGGCCTGATCCGGACGGCGCTGTTCAACTGGGCGTACGCCCGCCACAACGGCGGCACGTTCGTCTTCCGCATCGAAGACACCGATGCCGCACGCGATTCCGAGGAGTCCTACCACGCGATCCTCGACGCTCTACGCTGGCTCGGGCTCACCTGGGACGAGGGTCCCGAGGTCGGCGGGCCGTACGGGCCGTACCGGCAGTCGGAGCGGCGCGATATCCACCGGGACGTCGTGCGCAGGCTGCTCGAGGCGGGCGAAGCGTACGAATCCTTCTCCACGCCAGAGGAAGTCGAGCAACGTCACCGCGAAGCCGGACGCGACCCGAAGCTGGGTTACGACAACTATGACCGAAATCTCACGCCCGAGCAGATCCAGGCGTACCGAGATGCCGGTCGCCCCGCGGTGATTCGGCTCCGGATGCCCGACGAAGATCTCATCTGGCACGACTTGGTGCGCGGCGAAACGACTTTCAAGGCGGGCAGTGTGCCCGACTTCGCACTCACCCGCGGGACGGGTGATCCGCTGTACACGCTGGTCAACCCGGTCGACGACGCGATGATGAAGATCACCCACGTATTGCGCGGTGAAGATCTGCTCTCGTCGACTCCGCGACAAATCGCGCTGTATGCCGCGTTGCGCCGGATCGGCGTTGCCGAGTTCACCCCCGAGTTCGGACATCTTCCGTTCGTGATGGGTCAGGGCAACAAGAAGTTGTCCAAACGCGATCCCGAGTCGAATCTGTTCGCACATCGCGATCGTGGATTCATTCCCGAAGGTTTGCTGAATTACCTCGCGCTGCTGGGTTGGGGCATCTCGGACGATCACGATGTGTTCTCCATGGCCGAGATGGTCGAGGCATTCGACATTTCGAAAGTGAATTCGAATCCGGCGCGATTCGATCAGAAGAAGGCGGATGCGCTCAACGCCGAGCACATCCGGTTGCTGGAGCCGGGTGATTTCGCGCACCGCTTGCGTGAGTACCTCACCGAACACGGACACATCGGCGCGGAAATCGACGACAAGATGTTCGCCGCGGCCGCGGAACTGGTGCAGACCAGGATCGTGGTACTGGCCGACGCATGGGATCTGCTGCGATTCCTGTTTGCGCCCGCGGACGAGTTCGCAATTGATCCGGCGGCGGGTGCGAAGAATCTGGGATCCGAAGCCGAACCGGTATTGCGGGCCGCTATTACCGCGCTGGAGCCGTTGCCGCAGTGGACGACAGCCGCAATCGAGGAAGCGCTCAAAACCGCGCTCATCGACGAACTGGGCCTCAAACCGCGCAAGGCCTTCGCGCCCGTGCGCGTCGCGGTAACCGGATCGCACATCAGCCCGCCGCTGTACGAGTCGATGGAGTTGCTCGGACGCGAGACCGCCCTCGCCCGGCTGCGCGCCGCGCAGGGCTGGCAGGCGGCGGGCTGA
- a CDS encoding fumarylacetoacetate hydrolase family protein, with the protein MRLGRVASPDGVAFVSIEGEGSDSIAKEIAEHPFGTPTFTGRSWPLADVRLLAPILASKVVCVGKNYAAHAAEMGGPAPEDPVIFLKPSTSIIGPNAPIILPPSSSQVDYEGELAIVIGRPCKDVPAARALDVVLGYTVANDVTARDQQRHDGQWTRGKGYDTFCPLGPWIETALDPSDLEIVTELDGDVRQRSRTSLLLHDIPKLIEWVTTVMTLLPGDVILTGTPEGVGPMKDGQRVTVTVEGIGTLTNPVAAKHR; encoded by the coding sequence ATGCGTCTAGGTCGAGTTGCCAGTCCCGATGGGGTCGCGTTCGTCAGCATCGAAGGGGAGGGAAGCGACAGCATCGCCAAAGAGATCGCGGAACATCCGTTCGGTACGCCGACATTCACCGGGCGGAGTTGGCCGCTGGCCGACGTTCGCCTGCTCGCCCCGATTCTGGCGAGCAAGGTGGTCTGCGTCGGCAAGAACTACGCCGCGCACGCGGCCGAGATGGGCGGGCCCGCACCGGAAGATCCGGTGATCTTCCTCAAACCGAGCACGTCGATCATCGGCCCCAACGCGCCGATCATCCTGCCGCCCAGCTCATCTCAGGTCGATTACGAGGGCGAACTGGCCATCGTCATCGGCAGGCCGTGCAAGGATGTGCCCGCCGCCCGCGCGCTCGACGTCGTGCTCGGATACACCGTCGCCAACGACGTCACCGCGCGCGACCAGCAGCGCCACGACGGCCAGTGGACCAGGGGCAAGGGGTACGACACCTTCTGCCCGCTCGGCCCCTGGATCGAAACAGCCTTGGATCCATCGGATCTGGAGATCGTCACCGAACTGGACGGCGACGTGCGCCAGCGCAGCCGCACTTCGCTTCTGCTGCACGACATTCCGAAGCTCATCGAGTGGGTCACCACGGTGATGACGCTGCTGCCCGGTGATGTGATCCTCACCGGAACCCCCGAGGGCGTCGGTCCGATGAAGGACGGGCAGCGCGTGACGGTGACCGTCGAGGGCATCGGCACCCTCACCAATCCTGTTGCCGCCAAACATCGTTAG
- a CDS encoding MFS transporter: MAAVTQLPEVRRWAMLGLGVFAQASSAIFVHGLPFLLPALTDRGMTLATAGLLVAMPTVGLVCTLIAWGYIVDRIGERRVLIGGPLLMCVAGAAAAATHTDIALGALLFVAGVGAGSTNGASGRVIVGWFPPRQRGLAMGIRQSAQPAGVAVGALTIPYVASNHGVAAAILVPAVMAGAAALGCLIGIVDPPRPAGTADKDLRANPYRGDSTLWRIHAVSVLLVVPQGTVWTFALLWLHRDIGWSLPAAGLLVTGTQILGALGRIGAGAWSDRVGSRLGPLRTVAIAAVISMAALGFTAWTHWWFAAVPLLVAASVITVSDNGLAFTAVAEIAGPYWSGRGLGIQNTGQNLAVAAVPPLFGALITASGFPAAYLMAAALAAVAVPLVPADRRTE; the protein is encoded by the coding sequence ATGGCTGCCGTGACTCAGCTTCCCGAGGTCCGGCGGTGGGCGATGCTCGGCCTCGGCGTCTTCGCCCAGGCGAGCAGCGCGATATTCGTACACGGCCTCCCGTTCCTGCTGCCCGCGCTGACCGACCGCGGCATGACCCTCGCCACCGCGGGCCTGCTGGTGGCCATGCCGACAGTCGGGCTGGTCTGCACGCTGATCGCATGGGGTTACATCGTCGACCGGATCGGTGAGCGCCGCGTGTTGATCGGCGGGCCGCTGCTGATGTGCGTCGCGGGAGCGGCAGCGGCCGCGACGCACACCGATATCGCCTTGGGCGCACTGCTGTTCGTCGCCGGGGTCGGTGCGGGAAGCACCAACGGGGCCAGCGGTCGGGTGATCGTCGGCTGGTTCCCGCCCCGACAACGCGGGCTGGCCATGGGAATTCGGCAGTCCGCTCAGCCCGCCGGTGTCGCCGTCGGCGCGCTGACGATCCCGTACGTCGCCTCCAATCACGGTGTCGCCGCGGCGATTCTGGTACCGGCGGTAATGGCGGGCGCGGCCGCGCTCGGCTGTCTGATCGGCATCGTCGATCCCCCGCGACCCGCGGGTACAGCGGATAAAGACTTGCGCGCCAACCCCTATCGCGGCGATTCGACGCTGTGGCGCATACACGCCGTTTCGGTACTGCTGGTCGTACCGCAGGGAACGGTGTGGACCTTCGCGCTGCTGTGGCTGCACCGCGACATCGGCTGGTCGCTGCCCGCCGCAGGCCTATTGGTCACCGGCACCCAAATCCTCGGCGCCCTGGGCAGAATCGGCGCCGGAGCGTGGTCGGACCGGGTCGGCAGTCGGCTGGGCCCGCTGCGCACAGTGGCGATCGCGGCCGTGATCTCCATGGCCGCACTGGGTTTCACCGCATGGACGCACTGGTGGTTCGCGGCCGTGCCGCTGCTCGTCGCGGCCTCGGTCATCACCGTTTCGGATAACGGGCTGGCCTTCACCGCGGTCGCCGAAATCGCCGGACCCTACTGGAGCGGACGAGGATTGGGCATTCAGAACACTGGACAAAATCTTGCGGTCGCAGCGGTGCCTCCGCTGTTCGGCGCTCTCATAACTGCGAGTGGCTTTCCGGCTGCCTATCTGATGGCCGCCGCGCTGGCGGCGGTGGCGGTTCCGCTGGTACCGGCCGACAGGCGTACCGAATAG
- a CDS encoding TetR/AcrR family transcriptional regulator — translation MPKIDAPTIAEHRANQENALLAAARALLLSEGPHGVTPAAVGAAAGLARSSVYKYFRSGDEILTRIVADSFAEWGAQVRDTVERAETAAGRIEAYVRTTLALAAAGDHRIAVLGGGLPRDEESRAQLANAHHDLAAPLRSALTELGVSDPELTAMLIDGALARAIDLLDAGHPSAEIVPKTVGFIQRAVGITHHRHRPRPRTHKE, via the coding sequence ATGCCGAAGATCGACGCACCGACCATCGCCGAGCATCGCGCGAATCAGGAGAACGCCCTACTCGCGGCGGCCCGCGCACTGCTGCTTTCCGAAGGGCCGCACGGGGTTACCCCCGCCGCGGTCGGTGCGGCCGCCGGGCTCGCCCGCAGCAGCGTCTACAAATATTTCCGCTCCGGCGACGAGATCTTGACGAGAATCGTCGCCGACTCCTTCGCCGAGTGGGGCGCGCAGGTGCGCGATACCGTCGAACGGGCGGAGACGGCGGCGGGCCGGATCGAGGCATATGTCCGAACGACTTTGGCGCTGGCCGCGGCGGGTGACCATCGCATCGCCGTGCTCGGCGGCGGACTGCCCCGCGACGAGGAGAGCCGCGCCCAACTCGCGAACGCCCACCACGATTTGGCCGCCCCCCTGCGCTCGGCCCTCACCGAACTCGGCGTCTCCGACCCCGAACTCACCGCCATGCTCATCGACGGCGCCCTCGCCCGCGCCATCGACCTGCTCGACGCCGGCCACCCGTCCGCCGAAATCGTTCCGAAGACAGTCGGTTTCATCCAACGCGCGGTCGGCATCACACATCACCGCCACCGCCCCCGCCCGCGCACCCATAAAGAATAA
- a CDS encoding antibiotic biosynthesis monooxygenase, protein MFTVINELTVAPENRDTFERNFTASLRGTLPGVPGLRVARLLAPQEPDRPYLSILEFIDEPAYSAYRASAAFHAAHAWPDHAPIDGARVTTYRTTATVTESHSAD, encoded by the coding sequence ATGTTCACGGTCATCAACGAGCTCACCGTCGCACCGGAGAATCGGGACACCTTCGAACGCAACTTCACCGCCAGCCTGCGCGGCACCCTCCCCGGTGTCCCCGGCCTGCGCGTCGCCCGTCTACTCGCCCCACAGGAACCGGACCGGCCTTACCTGTCCATCCTCGAATTCATCGACGAGCCCGCGTATTCCGCCTACCGTGCCTCCGCCGCCTTCCACGCCGCACACGCCTGGCCCGACCACGCCCCCATCGACGGCGCCCGCGTCACCACCTACCGCACTACGGCCACTGTCACCGAATCCCACAGCGCCGACTGA
- a CDS encoding 3-isopropylmalate dehydrogenase, which yields MKLAVIPGDGIGPEVIAEALGVLDAVVPGVEKTEYDLGAKRYHRTGEILPDSVLPELKQHDAILLGAIGDPSVPSGVLERGLLLRTRFALDHHVNLRPSKLFPGVTSPLSGNPDIDFVVVREGTEGPYTGTGGAIRVETPHEVATEVSTNTRFGIERVVRYAFAKAQARRKHLTLVHKTNVLTFAGSLWQRTVDEVGAEFPDVTTAYQHIDAATIHMVTDPGRFDVIVTDNLFGDIITDLAAAVSGGIGLAASGNIDASGVNPSMFEPVHGSAPDIAGQAKADPTAAILSVALLLNHLGNTEAAARIESAVAKDLATRTGPSSTSEIGARIAAVL from the coding sequence ATGAAGCTTGCAGTCATCCCCGGCGACGGAATCGGCCCGGAGGTCATCGCGGAGGCGCTCGGGGTGCTCGACGCGGTGGTACCCGGTGTCGAGAAGACCGAATACGACCTGGGCGCCAAGCGCTACCACCGCACCGGTGAGATCCTGCCCGATTCGGTGCTGCCCGAGCTGAAGCAGCACGATGCGATCCTGCTCGGCGCGATCGGCGATCCGTCGGTGCCGAGCGGCGTGCTCGAGCGCGGCCTGCTGCTGCGCACCCGTTTCGCGCTGGACCACCACGTGAACCTGCGGCCGTCCAAACTGTTTCCCGGAGTGACCAGCCCGCTGTCCGGCAATCCGGATATCGATTTCGTGGTGGTGCGCGAGGGCACCGAGGGCCCGTACACCGGAACCGGCGGTGCGATCCGGGTGGAGACCCCGCACGAGGTGGCCACCGAGGTCAGCACCAATACCCGGTTCGGCATCGAGCGGGTGGTGCGCTACGCCTTCGCCAAGGCGCAGGCCCGCCGCAAGCACCTCACCCTGGTGCACAAGACCAACGTGCTCACCTTCGCCGGTTCGCTGTGGCAGCGCACCGTCGACGAGGTTGGGGCCGAATTCCCGGATGTCACAACGGCTTACCAGCACATCGACGCCGCGACCATCCACATGGTCACCGATCCCGGCCGGTTCGACGTCATCGTCACCGACAATCTGTTCGGCGACATCATCACCGACCTGGCGGCCGCGGTGAGCGGCGGCATCGGCCTCGCCGCCAGCGGCAATATCGATGCCTCCGGCGTCAACCCGAGCATGTTCGAGCCGGTGCACGGCAGCGCACCCGATATCGCGGGCCAGGCCAAGGCCGACCCCACCGCCGCGATCCTCTCGGTGGCCCTGCTGCTCAACCACCTCGGCAACACCGAGGCCGCCGCCCGCATCGAATCCGCGGTAGCCAAGGACCTCGCCACCCGCACCGGCCCGTCGTCCACCTCCGAAATCGGCGCCCGCATCGCCGCCGTCCTCTAG
- the serA gene encoding phosphoglycerate dehydrogenase → MSQAGRPVVLIADKLAQSTVDALGDGVEVRWVDGPDRPALLAAVPEADALLVRSATTVDAEVLEAGKNLKIVARAGVGLDNVDVPAATERGVMVVNAPTSNIHTAAEHAVTLLLAAARQIPAADATLREHTWQRSKFNGVEIFGKTVGVIGLGRIGQLFAARLAAFETKIVAYDPYVSPARAAQLGIELLSLDEVLQRADFISVHLPKTPETKGLLSKEKLALTKPGVIIVNAARGGLIDESALADAIKSGHVRAAGIDVFETEPCTDSPLFELPQVVVTPHLGASTAEAQDRAGTDVAKSVLLALAGEFVPGAVNVTGGAVNEDVAPWLDIVRKQGALLGAVSNELPVSIEVQVRGELAAQDVAVLELSALRGIFSALVEDQVTFVNAPTLARDRGITAQVTTITESPSHRSLVDLRAVFGDGRTLNVAGTLTEPQQVQKIVNINGRNYDMRAEGLNLGVLNYSDKPGALGRIATKLGESEIDILAAQLSQDVDKQGATVILRVNREVPADVQAAIADAVGAAKVVLVDLS, encoded by the coding sequence GTGAGCCAAGCAGGTCGTCCTGTTGTTCTGATCGCCGACAAGCTCGCCCAGTCGACCGTCGACGCGCTCGGTGACGGTGTCGAGGTTCGGTGGGTCGACGGGCCCGACCGCCCGGCGCTGCTCGCCGCTGTCCCCGAGGCCGACGCACTGCTGGTGCGCTCGGCGACCACGGTGGACGCCGAGGTCCTGGAGGCGGGCAAGAACCTGAAGATCGTCGCGCGCGCCGGCGTCGGCCTCGACAATGTCGACGTGCCGGCGGCCACCGAGCGCGGCGTCATGGTGGTCAACGCGCCGACCTCGAATATCCACACCGCGGCCGAGCACGCCGTCACGCTGCTGCTCGCGGCCGCCCGCCAGATCCCGGCCGCCGACGCCACCCTGCGCGAACACACCTGGCAGCGCAGCAAGTTCAACGGTGTCGAGATCTTCGGCAAGACCGTCGGCGTGATCGGCCTCGGCCGCATCGGCCAGCTGTTCGCCGCGCGCCTGGCCGCCTTCGAAACCAAGATCGTCGCGTACGACCCCTACGTCTCGCCCGCGCGCGCCGCCCAGCTCGGCATCGAACTGCTGAGCCTGGACGAGGTGCTGCAGCGCGCCGACTTCATTTCGGTGCACCTGCCCAAGACCCCCGAGACCAAGGGCCTGCTCAGCAAGGAGAAGCTGGCGCTCACCAAGCCGGGCGTCATCATCGTCAACGCCGCGCGTGGCGGCCTGATCGACGAGTCCGCGCTGGCCGATGCGATCAAGTCGGGTCACGTCCGGGCCGCGGGCATCGACGTCTTCGAGACCGAGCCGTGCACCGACAGCCCGCTGTTCGAGCTGCCGCAGGTCGTCGTCACCCCGCACCTCGGCGCGTCCACCGCGGAGGCACAGGACCGGGCGGGCACCGATGTCGCGAAGTCCGTATTGCTCGCGCTGGCAGGTGAATTCGTGCCCGGTGCGGTGAACGTCACCGGCGGCGCGGTGAACGAGGATGTCGCGCCGTGGCTCGACATCGTGCGCAAGCAGGGCGCCCTGCTCGGTGCGGTGTCCAACGAGCTGCCGGTGAGCATCGAGGTGCAGGTGCGCGGTGAGCTGGCTGCGCAAGACGTTGCGGTGCTGGAACTTTCGGCGCTGCGCGGCATCTTCTCGGCGCTGGTGGAAGATCAGGTCACCTTCGTCAACGCGCCGACGCTGGCCCGGGATCGCGGTATCACCGCGCAGGTCACCACGATCACCGAGAGCCCGAGCCACCGCAGCCTGGTCGACCTGCGCGCGGTGTTCGGCGACGGCCGCACCCTGAATGTGGCCGGCACGCTGACCGAGCCGCAGCAGGTGCAGAAGATCGTCAACATCAACGGCCGCAACTACGACATGCGGGCCGAGGGCCTGAACCTGGGCGTGCTGAACTACTCGGACAAGCCGGGCGCGCTCGGTCGGATCGCCACCAAGCTCGGCGAATCCGAGATCGACATCCTGGCCGCGCAGCTCAGCCAGGACGTCGACAAGCAGGGCGCCACGGTGATCCTGCGGGTGAACCGTGAGGTGCCCGCCGATGTGCAGGCCGCCATCGCCGATGCGGTCGGCGCGGCCAAGGTGGTGCTGGTCGACCTCTCCTGA
- a CDS encoding TetR/AcrR family transcriptional regulator: MGAKGDETRGKLIQATRALVEEQGYYGAGLNRIIETSGAPRGSVYFHFPGGKDELVAEAIKLSGTEIATLIDSVPLADAADAAEKLLTAFGDRLAASGWRSGCPVATVALEVSADNDAIQAECAAAYTAWEQALRIRLRGAGRADADDLAASILALIEGALLLARSRRSREPLERVARTIRTLIGN; this comes from the coding sequence ATGGGAGCGAAGGGCGACGAGACGCGGGGCAAACTGATCCAGGCCACCCGCGCACTCGTCGAGGAACAGGGCTACTACGGCGCCGGACTCAACCGCATCATCGAAACCAGCGGTGCGCCACGCGGATCCGTCTACTTCCACTTCCCCGGCGGCAAGGACGAACTCGTCGCCGAGGCGATCAAACTGTCCGGCACCGAGATCGCGACGCTCATCGATTCCGTCCCGCTGGCCGATGCCGCCGACGCGGCGGAGAAGCTGCTCACCGCATTCGGCGACCGGCTGGCCGCATCCGGCTGGCGCAGCGGCTGCCCGGTGGCGACCGTCGCGCTGGAGGTTTCCGCCGACAACGACGCCATCCAGGCGGAATGCGCTGCCGCGTATACGGCTTGGGAGCAGGCCCTCCGAATCCGGTTGCGCGGCGCGGGGCGCGCCGATGCCGACGACCTCGCCGCATCGATCCTGGCGCTGATCGAGGGCGCACTGCTGCTGGCCCGGTCGCGGCGCAGCAGGGAGCCGCTGGAGCGGGTGGCCCGAACCATTCGAACCCTTATCGGTAACTGA